GTAGCCGTGCCTGGTGACCAGCTCCTGGCCCTCGGCGGACAGCACGTAGTCGACGAACCGCTCGGCGTCTCCCGCCGGTGGCCCGTTCGTGATCAGGAGGAGGGGGCGGGCCATCGGGTAGGTGCCGCTCCTCACCGCGGCGGGCGTGGGCTCCACGCCGTCCACGGCGAGGTAGGCGAGCTGCGGGTGGCCCTTGATGAACGACGACGACAGCGGGCCGACCGCCCCGGGGGTCGAGAGCAGCTTGGCGCGCGTCTCCTCGTTGCCGCCGACGATGGCGAAGTGGTCCGACGCGGGCGGTGGCGGCGCCTTGCCGGCGGGGCCGTAGAGGTACCGGTCGAGCACCTCGCGGGTGCCCCGGCCCGGCTCCTTGTCGTACACGAACACGTCGAGGTCGGGGCCGCCCAGCTCACTCCAGCTCCGCACCCGGCCCTCGAACACCGCCTCGAGCTGCTCCCGGCCGAGGCTGCGCAGGCCGCCGTCCACCACCTCGCGCCGCACGATGATCCCCACCGCGTCCTGCCCGATCTCGGTGGCGACGAAGTCGACGGCGGGGAACCGCGCCCGGTCCTCGTCGGAGAGGGGCTTGGAGCTCATGGCGATCTCGACCTGGCCGGCGCCCAGCTGGGCGATCCCGCCCGCCGAGCCCCCCTGGCTGTCGACGGTGATGGTCAGGCCCCGTCCGCGGAGGGCCTCGGCGGCGTCGGCCGCCACCACGTTGACCGTGGTCGACCCGCTGACCCGCAAGATGCCGCCGCGG
The sequence above is a segment of the Acidimicrobiales bacterium genome. Coding sequences within it:
- a CDS encoding phosphate ABC transporter substrate-binding protein, which translates into the protein MGRARRLRWAAAAAAAAALVGACGGSDGGGPGGRGGILRVSGSTTVNVVAADAAEALRGRGLTITVDSQGGSAGGIAQLGAGQVEIAMSSKPLSDEDRARFPAVDFVATEIGQDAVGIIVRREVVDGGLRSLGREQLEAVFEGRVRSWSELGGPDLDVFVYDKEPGRGTREVLDRYLYGPAGKAPPPPASDHFAIVGGNEETRAKLLSTPGAVGPLSSSFIKGHPQLAYLAVDGVEPTPAAVRSGTYPMARPLLLITNGPPAGDAERFVDYVLSAEGQELVTRHGYLTLAELGHA